The following nucleotide sequence is from Cucumis melo cultivar AY chromosome 1, USDA_Cmelo_AY_1.0, whole genome shotgun sequence.
TGGTGTTCGTATGTATGCTTCTCTTATCGATCAATTTTTTTAGTTGTACATTGCTTTGTTATTAACTATTAATGACTTTCCGGTGTATAGTGACTTATTCGAATAGAGTACGAAAGGGTATCGGGCGTGTCCCATCTACATGGAAGATAAATCGTCATTTGGGATAGAAGGCAAAATAACTTTCATGGGACAGGGGCGTTATCTTCTTGATAATCATGTTTGGCGTAGAAGTAAGTTACATGATGGAAGTGTAGAGCGTAGGCCTCCTTCGGTTGTTCTAAATAGGCATGATATCTTGGAACAAGTAGATTTTCTTGAGTTTTTCAGTGATGAGTAAACATCCATCActgaaagataaaaaagaaagagacaTCTGAACTGGACAAaaagaagtatcttcttcgatCTGCCTTAATGGCTAAGTCTACTAATATGTCATAAATTGAATGTAATACATATTGAAAATAACATTTGTGACAATTTGGTAAGTACACTGTTGAACATTGAAGGAAAAACAAAGAATACTACGAATGCTCGGTTGAACCTTCAggatttgaaaataagaaaagatttACACTTGATAGAAGTCGGTAACAGATTGGTAAAGCCTCATGCAAGTTACATGTTGACGAGCAGCGAACGAGTTGCATTTTGTAACTTCTTAAAATAAGTTAAGTTTTTCGATAAGTTTGTTTCTAATATTTCACGATGTGTGAATGAGAGAGATAGAAAAATATCAGGTCTTAAGACTTACAACTGTCACGTTTTGCTTCATCAGCTTCTACCTATTGTTATTTGTACACACTTACTGAAAAATTTGTACACCGCTGTTACTGAGCTTTGTAATTTTTTCGCGACATGTGCGTGAGGatgataagagtaagtgatttagACCGATTGCAAGTAGATATCATTATCATATTTTGCAAACTGGAAAATATTTCcacttactttttttttagcATAATGGTACACCTTGTTCTTCACTTACCGTATGAAGCAAAGGTCACTTGTCTGGTTAATTACAGTTGGATATGTCCCATTGAGAGAAGCTTACGCATGCTGAAGCAATATGTCCGAAACAAAGCACGTCATGAAGGGTCCATCGTTGAAGCATATATCATGAATGAATCAAGTACCTTCTGTTCGAGATATTTAAGTGGGATTGAAACTCGATTTTCTTAGGAGGAACGAAAAGATGATAGCATTCCCAAGGACGAGATAGTTGGTGAGTTTGAAGTGTTTATGCAGAAGGTACGACCATTAGGCGTGGCAAGTTCAAGATCTCTATTACTTAAGTGGATGATGTTGAGGATCAATAACTAAATGTACCTGAAATGGTTGTCGGTCATCGTGTCGCAAATCACGTTAAGGACGACACCCTGTGCAGAGTGGACGTTGATCCTATAGTGGTGGAAAGACTGACTGTGTGTCATGTCGATGATGACTTTATAaacgatgatgatgaacaattatATGTGCAAAGCGGATCAAGAAATGACGAAAAACAATAATTGACAAATCATGTATTCatagtttttcattttttttaacatattcAGTTTCACGTACTctcatatgtttaattaattttggtttatataTTGGTACTATGTCTCAATCTCCTGTCGGTTTTGATGAGAGCGATGGTTTATTCGATTTTAATGTCGAGGAGTTCAATACCATTCCAGGCACGTCATCAGTTAGAGACACATCTGGTTAGTCATCGTTACATAAGCAATTATTTATGCATAAgtctttttgttatgtttatgaaattattatGTTTTCTTAGATGCCTCCCAACCGCTGCTCCCACTCCTAAGAGACAATAACACTCTATGAATCTGAAGTTAGAGAGATATGTTGCACATAATGAAAAGATCCCCACATCTATCGCTCTAGGCCAAAACGAGCTTATCTCGTCACACGCCGTTTGCTTTAGCAATACCATCGACGTGTTAACACGAGATACTTTTCCAATTTGCTTTCTTAAGTGGGCTAATATGACACCATAGTACATCGAGCTCGTGAAAGGTGGTTTGTAGGTAAGTTTTAAATCACCCGTACATAAATGTTACCTATACGTATATACATATACTCAATCCTAATCtgtgtgtacttttcttttacaACAATGGTTCGTGTGAATTTCGTTGATCCAACACTTACTTAGTCtattgagcatcaaatgctcagcATTTGGAAAGAGTTTAGGGGATAGAACCACCGTTATTTCAAGAAGTTCGATGATCTCGAacaggctcgtgccaacccactcCTCAGATTGAGCAATCAGGTGAAGGATTGACACTTTTTATGCGACAACTACCTAACTCAAAGGGGATTTGGTGCTTTTAATGTTCTCGAATGGtactttacttgttttttaTGTAACATTTTGATTATTTGCATGTAGGATGAATCATCGATGGACAGGGCTGCTAAAGCGAGGCAACCCTACAACCAAAGCAACTACGtaaagtcgtttctacaatgaCAACATGAGCTCGCTAAACAGCGGGGTCATTCGATTGACCATATGGAGTTATTCAAGGAAACACACACTTGGGGTGGTCAGTTCGTTTCGCAGGCGGCTATGAATGCCCATGTAAGTTTATAATATGTTATTTGTCTTGTTTCATACAACAATTGATTTACCCGTTTTacttaattaacaaaaattttatttgCAAAATCAAATGCTAGAACCCTAGTCCTAGCCTACTCTATAGGGTTCTCAACCACTCTCTGAGGACGAGATATGCGAGACCGTTTTAGGTAGACGGTCGGACTACTCAAAAGGTCTAGGGTGGGGCCCCAAGCCAAAGTCCTGACACGCTGCTGGTAGTTTTTCATCTCCATCTGTTGAGCGAGAGCTGGCCCACATCAAGGAGATTAATGACAAGCTAAAAACTCATCTTGAGGTAGTAGAAGAAGAGAGTAACAGAAAACACAAAATAAGTACTCGCCTGATAGCAACACAAGCTCACCATATGGAAGAACAAACGCGTTATATGCAAGAACAGGCTcgacaaatggaagaaatgagaaagatgattgaagacctcTCCCGGGCTTTCAGAGGATCTTGCTTTCATTGAAGTACGAAATTTTTGACTTTTATGTTctttaatttcatattattggtgatatatatttaaatttaatttcatgtTATTGTACGTTTGAAAGCATAGGGAACTTTCATTTCATAGGACACCAGCATAGATTATgtgttttgttttatgtttttagggtttaggttttTCGTTTTCATTATGTATGTAATTTCTAAACTATGAACGtgtatttttgaattatttttaatataaatttcatttgacatttcattatatttacatttattgtttttagtatttgaatgaatttaaattgaatttgatttcaattttttaaaaaagatattatAATAAGGATTTCGCACGCACATTATGCGTCGCAAATGGTCATTCTAATGACGCGGCGTCGGTAGATGGACTGTCGATGCCGTGTCGGTGTTTCATGTACACCGACGTACCTATCTGCGACGTTGCCACCAGATGTTGACAGTTCCTTAATGCCAACGTGTTGACCATGTTGGTGAACACTGCGTCAGCAGTAACCCTTTGTCAATGTCGGCCCGTTAGCACGTCGGAGAGCCTCTCACGACACTTTTCTCATTACGTTCTTGCCAACGTACGTTTCTGCATTGTCGTAGTCTCTCCTGATGCATTCCTGGCTTCGATTGATGCACCCCTACGTCGGTAgaccccttcttcttgtagtgTATATAAGAGTAGTAAAATCTTCACCTCGAAGTGATgatcttttcttctttgataTAGCAAAGATCTATTTTGTGAGAACCTCTATTGAGAGATACGGGGAAAGGAAGAACGAGAATTGTTAGATAACTTTCTTTATAAATTGGGATTTTTTGTAGAAAATCTCTGCATAATgtgttagatttatttttaatataatattattattagtgTGGTCTATGtacattatatgttattttatctcTTTCGGacctattattttattaggtcTATTAGCTAAGAATATAATTCTTTAATTAAACACCATGATGAGTTGTGGATtgtgtctataaatagaactCTAAGGATTGGTGCTCTCACTATTTCATTCAAGTAGTTCACTCTTCCCATCAATAAACTTAATTAAGTTCTAAAGAAAGATCATCTCTTAGAAGACCATCCATGGATGCTTTAACTAACTTTAATTTGGGAAAATTATTAGTTCAAAAATCTTGACATTTATTGTTTATACAACATTAAAGTTTTATTACATAATCATGAAAATAAAACTAACGTAACGTTTATAGAAATTGTATCGTAGCGTGTGTTTAATTGTTCAAGGAGTCCTTTGTACAGGACTCTACTAGGCTACTCCAGCACTATTAGAGAATTATAATTATTCACTAATTTTAGATTTAGTAGAATTATAATTATGCATTTTAATATCTCATGTTaaaaagatttaaatatttaaaacataTTTCAATATTTATCGATTCTTGGGTTGGTTTCAAATATAccaaatgaatcaaaatatttataaatatagcaaaatgtaactttctattaatgatagacttcAATAAACTacaatattttgttgtttttgtaaaGATTTTTagcaattttgtcatttaaaacaattttttcttaattcttacgttatttatttaatttgaagctcaatcaaattaaacaatttatttatttcatcctcattcagaaaaaaaaaagtctcgTGTTATATAACTTTGAATTGCATTCAAAtaaactttataatataatatattttaattgtaTCCAATCAAATTAAATAACTTTACAAAGAGAAACGATCTTGTATAAACTTCATTATACATTTATTACCGACCTTTTAGGTTACTTGAACATGAATCTTAGAGTTAATGCAttctaaatgtcaaataaaataattattattttaattagatAAATAATACTATAAACTATGAGATATTCAAAATTCAGGGCACTAATTCCAACAACATTGATTTCATCGATtaacaaatttataaaaaagGATCAATTATATTTATAGTCCTATCTATACAAACTCTTCATATGAGATACTATCACTTACGCAACTTCACATGAACACTTTAGATCAAAcaatttataactattataaattGAGTTGTACCATGGTGTCATTGTGATAAGTCgcttaaccttattcctataatttatatatatatatttaatgttaTTCCTTGAAAATGATCCAACTATATATCAACTATATAAGGTTATTTTGGATTTTTAATCAATAGTtaatatttcatatttaataGTTAAATTAACCAAAAACTAATTATAAGGCCTTATGGCATAAATCCCAACTTAGGTAAATTAGATCTCCCAAGGTTAACATTAGCGCAATACCATCAACTTCCAAATCCTAAGCTTGGGATGCCACATTATAGAATGTTTCTCTTGAATGGATAACAAGTTGACCAACTCTAAGACTTGTACTATTAATCGATTCAGTTTTCCTACACAAAGTTaagtttaaaaatgaaaatctGAAGTTCAATTTTTATTACTGAAAGTAAAGTTCAATTGTAATCACCACATATAGTGCAAGTGGCTTAATTCAATGTAGGCTAATTCTGAAGACTTTCATGTACACAAAAGTCAACTAAGCTTTAATCCTCGAACTATGTTCGATAATTTTGGAATTGATGGCACAAAGCGTAACATAAAATGATGTATCGAACTCAAGAAATCCAGAgaatcaatttcttttttattctaatTCATACCCAACTTTTCAAACTACTCAATAAGAAGAAACTAACTGGTAGAAACCATATAATTCAATATTGAAAATTGCCCCAGACTTGAGGGATCaatgtttaattattttcttctttaccATTTTCCAGAATGCATATGAAGTATGAGTAATCTGTGTAGAAAACTTATCTAATCCTCAATTGAAGGGCGAGTTGAATTAGGCAGTCTCCGGCCACCAACAAATGAACTAAACAGATGCAATGCTCTAGATGGCTGCGCATaaggtaccatatgagcagcACCCCTTACTGTCGCAAACGTCAACAGATTTCCATACTCGATCACCCAACCTCCAACCTGCCAAAGTGCACCCATGGCTTAAGATGGAATCAGAATTcaaaagttgaaaagaaaaaggaaaacgaTTAGGATGCAAAAGGTACCTGGCCTTTGTGGAACCAAGTCCCATATGGGACCGTAATCTTGAACTTTAGATCATGTGCGAGTTCACGGACGAGCGTTCGAGATCCCAACAAGGGTACAACGGAATCTTGATCCCCACTACAACGGAAGTTAGGTTTACAAAGTCATGTCACGACTAATACATCAACGAACCAACTACACGATTCTTGCTTCAGTTGTGAAACAAAGATACCTGAATATCCAAACTGGGATTCGAAGTTCGATTATCCTTTTAAGCAACGGAAGTATGTTGATGTTACCATCAGTGTCGCTGTAATTTATAACACTGTCCATCAAGTTCACAAAATGTTAAGTTCCTGAAATGGATTTTGCAATGTATAGTGGTTGAACATAAGCAGCAAAGAATGAGTTCTTTTCCTAATTTGAAAACAATGAGttttcttttgtaaaaaaaGCTACTATTTTGGAGTATCATAAAGGTTAAAGTAACAAATACATCTACAAGTATCACTTACGGACTGCACATCGACCAACGGTAAGGTAATTTGGTACGGTTAGCATGAAGGGCTTTCTGAACCTCTGGAAGGTTGAAGTAGAATTTTCGTTCCATGGTCATGCAGACATCAACCCCCAAACTGATCTTCGAAGCCTGCAGAAAGTAGATGAAGACTTAGATAACAGCAATTGAAGTACTCAACTTGAACggattagaaaattaaagtttaCAAAGATGTAGTCGATACCATTTTCCTCAACCGTAGTTCTTGCTCCACTATAGATGGATAGCACACGTCAAGTATGACATCGTAATTGTTTATGTAATTCCCAACAacttggtttgccatggatatGGCTTCATTGCATGAATGTGACTCATTGTGAGGACTTGCAAAAGTATAATCCTCAAAATCACATTCGCTCATGATGGTAATGCCGATTTCATCTGAAATCATTCCATGCGACCAAAAATACTCATATGTTGCTGGAACATCTCTATCGAGTTTCAATAGAGGGTTCCCAATCTAAAAAGGTAAACCCATACGAACAGTAAATAAAAATTTGACTAAAAGAAACTGAATAATAAAATTACTATTCCTTACAGCAACTCCTTTGATGTTGAACTTGAAACCACTGGACTTCGCATTATGATCCAATAGAGCAATAGCCAACTGTGGTATGTAATGCCCTGTGTAATAAAAGCGAAACTATTAATGAAAATTGTCCAAACTACACTAGGAAAGAGATTCTCAATCTGAAtttaattttatcaaattttttgAACGAACTATTGATTCCTTTAAATGACACTCAGTGAAGATTCATTTTCCATTACTTTTCTTCGAGTCAAATTAAGTTAATACGATAAGCTATCAGCTACCACACTTGCTTATCACTGAAAAAGATAATTTGATCTAGTTCACGTTTAACAAACCTGCATAACTTTCACCAGTAAGATACAGCGCGCTGCTTTTAAATGATGGAAACTTCTCATACCAATTCATGAAAAAAATATGCATATCCCTCGCTGCCATGAACAGATTATAGAAACTTAGAATTGGGTGACCGGCGTTtgagtttatgtttatgatttgTAAAAGTTAGTCTACAGTATCAAAAGTAGATTTCATAAGACTAAATAAATGCAATTCCAGCCTCCAGAATTTAACAACTCAAACCATAAAGTAAACAAACTCACAAGATATACACTCAACTTTGTAACTTGAGTGACACAAACACTTATGAACCAAACATCCTAAACTATCTAAACACACTTGAAATTGTGAAACCAACGATTTCCCTTACCAGTTGAGGCATCCCCACAGTTGTAATCTGAACTTGTGTTTGAGTATGACCATCCCACTCCAGCAGGAGATTCAACAAAGAGAAGATTTGAAGCTTCAAATAATTCAAAACAAAACTCAGTTGGTTCAaacttcaaattcaattatACAGTTAAGAATCTATTCAACTGCAACCTCTCTTACCTTTATTCCAAGACATGGGATTCTTCCTGAGGCCCCTTCCATCCCCACTGGGATAAAAAGGACCCAACTCTGTAAAAGCACCTCCACCAATAGAAGAACAACCAGGACCTAACCACAGAATGATTCACTTTTTCAATCTCAAATTCTCTTCCTAATGACAATAATCCATCAAATAATCAACAAAAAATAGCATTACGTGAtttgaataactaaataatcttagttaaaattcaaaatgtgaTGAGATTTAAATATGGAAAGGTACTCATTGTCATAGAAAACCCAAAATTGAACACTCCCAACAAGAGGAAATTGACAGATggaatgaaaattttgaacCATCTAAGCAACATAAACTGATTTGAAACGAACTTCAGATTAGAAATTTAGAGAGACATAGAGAATTGAGAAATTTAGAGACATAGAGAATTGAGAAATTTAGAGACAGAGAATTGAAGTTAAGAAACCTCCATTGAGCCACAGAGTGAGAGGTTTCTTCTCTGGGTGCTCCTCTgcttcaacgaaataatagaACAAACTCCTCCCATTTTTCACATCTATGTCAACATACCCAGCATACTGTTTAAAGCTAACCGGCGGTTGACCTGGCAACCGCAGCACCAGATCTTCACTTGGAAACCCCTTAACTCCGCCGCTGAGTAACCAGAGAAAaccaaaaagaaacaaaacccCACTAGAACCCCACCAACCCATCTCAGAAAAACCACCAAAAAGCTTCCCCCAAAGACCAAAACTCAACAACCCCTTTTAATTCAAAAGCAATCAACGAACCCCCAAaggaatttatattataatcAGGAAAAAACCAAATTCTGTTCGAATGGGCACGTGAATCTGTGTccacttttaaagaaaaagggaggttatCAGTCACAAGATCTTCGTTGGGGAGATATGGCTTTGCGTGTAAGCTGAAGTGGGGGTGAGGTGAGGAGGTTCTGCTGCTAAATGCATGCGGGTCTTGAGATGGAAATGATGATTAGAGTGAGAAGAATGCATTGAAAAATGTGGAATGAATGAAGTGAGTGATGAAATTATCCAATACTACGGTACCTTTGTTTTGAACTATATGATGAAATTAGTAAACAAAGTGTAACCAAACCAAAAGGTGTTTCTTTTGGCGGATTTAGGCTCTAACTCTAGAATTGGGATTCGTAGAGCTGGGTGTAGGCTAAGAACAAAAGTAAGTCCGTTCAAGTTGAAATGAAAATGACGTAGAACAAGAAAATTTGACGTCATTGGGCTAAATAGAAAGGAAATAATTGAATATATTTATAGTGCAAATAATGTAGTGGCATAGTATGAACTTTGTGttcaaatttcatatttttaatcGGAATCTTCGTTTGGTTTAAGGAGGAGTTGGTTGTGACTTGTGAGAAAAGTCAAAAAGTAATTCCAATATTTTCACTCATATTTTGAGATGTTCGATAAAGTAAATTAttcattaacttttttttttttttttaccatattCTCTACTGGAATGTTTTTAGTTCACCACTATTTTATCATAATATCAATCAAATTCTGTTTGATTCaacaatcatttaaattaaaacaaaattccTGCAACTTAAATACCaactatttctttttaaatcatcttataatcaaatataataaCCAACTTTAATCATATAGTTgtaagaaataaaaatacataATTTCCAATTTAAACTATAAAACTGATAAATAATTAACtgtgaattttttatattaaatatcaacgtttaaataatttaaataatatattccCTCTAATTTGGTTATTATAGTTCAGTCACATCTATAGTGTTTAAATTCACCaaacttttgttttcttttctttttttttttaatttgatatttacCCAACACTAATCAATTTCATAtaacaattaatttttgtaaaaaCACATTTACTATCGGAGTGAATAAACTAAAGTCGGTTGGGGTCGGTTTTTTAAAGTTTCAAATCGAGATTTTCCAAAAATTATCTTTTAGTGTTAAACCGATTTGACGGTCAACCGACCGACTCGACAAAAACTGACCGACCCTTATTCATCAATGTCGAGATCCATTTGGCACTTTACTAAATCGACTATGGTTTGTTCAGGATCGGTTTTGTCAAAAAATTGACTTCGACCGACCAATAATCACCCTTAGTTACCactaattattttaaaagttataaTAATCTGAAACAGAGTCTAAGAATGTTGGAAGTAGTATATCGAGAGAAGATGTCCAAAAACCAACGTGTCTAATTGTACATGGAAAatgttgttttaattttgttaataaaaatatttttcatttaatttttaaaattaagcatGGCAATCACAcctaattttaatatattaattaatcaaaCGGTAATATCATTTAATGTATTGATAAAAGTTAATGAatcttttcaaatataataaaaagtcataaaatatttatacaaatgataaaataaaaccAGCAAAAATAATTTACAAAAAATATTGCTGGTAAATATCTTgccatttttttcctttcatttttgacaattttgataacttcatagttttaaactagAGACGATTGCCTCATTTATGTTACACTTGTTTACTTCAATCTCTACCTCTACATTTTAATTTATGATGTTATAGTGGAAAAAAAGATATGAAAATATGAATGTATACTCTAATTTGGGGTTGGATCAATCCTAAGTCTTACGTGATATCACACCTTATTTGATAAACCACTAGAAGAGATTTGTGTGTGTGGATGCTTCCATCTTCACAAACATGTCAAATCCAATTTTCTATTTAAGGTCACATCACACTACCTAAAAATACACTTCAACCAAAGTCTAAGAATCACCTCGATGAAGACAACCACAACTCAACCAACAGAAGTTTGTATTATTTCGTAGGAAGAATTATTACCTCACGTTTGTcaaaataatgatgatgataataaaaACAAGTCTAGTACGTACGAAAGGTTTTTAATCCTTCATTTTTATAAACAAGGGAATGATTAGagattttcttaatttctctTTTATGAGTTGGTAGGCTCTTGAATTGTACAAGAGCTACCTCGTACATCTCTTCTCGGTTCAATCTAGTTATATCGGGACAACTTTTTCACACCCTTTAATTTCATTTCTCTCCTTAAAAAATCAGCTCCATTCCAATTCTCTAATTCAGCATATATGCTAGACAACAACAAATAAGATGAAGAATTTTGTGGTTTCAATTCCATTAATATGTTAGCTATACGCTTCCCATAACTTCATCTCCATATTTTCTACAAGCTCCTAACAAAGTAGACCATAGCATTGGAGCTGTTTTACATCCAAGCTTGTTAATGAACTCTTTTGCTTCATAGAGGAAACCCCATTTCCCAAGAATGTCCACCATACGACCCAAGTGATCCACTCTTAGCTGTAATTTTAATTAGAGATGTTTATTTAACCTGCAGGACCCGCCCCAAATGGGACGAAAAATTCTTGAATACACGGGGAATGGCGGAGGGAGTGGAGAAATTTTTTCCCCATCGGCAACAAGAGGCCGGGGACGGGGAATACATTCTCCGACCCAGACCTTGATCCGATCTACCGCCCCGCCCCGAACATAAATATACTTAATATAAATaagcaaatatatatatatatatatatatatatatataatgaaatataaatatagtatttatttatttacatatttAATAGTATGTAAAAGAGtaaaaaaactattttgatgttcttctttcccttttttttctctattttttccCTTAATTTCATTTCGATGTTGTGAACTTTTCTTAaaaagtatatgtatatgtttatGTTGTGCTTTGACTTGTGCTTTGTaaacttttatttaaaaaatatgttgttatttcttaaaaaatataatataattagagGCTTTTTTAGAATACTTATggattgattttttatttttttgtatggaattttgaattttatggaTTGATTTCTAAATGTATCTTCGAATAGttgaacttttatttttatcaacAATGAGAAGTTGacattttgaattgttttaaataagaaaattgataatattctataaaaaataaaataacattgGATATGTATATACATTTCAAGTAAACGTGGATTGGAAAATgtgattaaaaataaaaaaaacggGGAATATTTTTTCGCGGCGAACCCGATCCCCACGAAATCCCCACCTCGTTCCTTGCAGGAAAATTGGTAGGGGTGGGAAATGGGATAGAGGGTAGGGACGGGGATGGGGCATCCCCGGCCCCGCCCCGCCCCGTGGACATCTCTACTTGTAATCGTTAACCATCAAGTCGAATACCTTTCGAGCTTTAGATACTCGCTCGACATGGCTACAAGCAGAAAGAACACCAAGGAATGCCACTTAATCAGGTATGATGGATAGTTGCTCCATTTTCTTGAATGTTTCAAGTGCTTCTTCTGCATAGCCTTTCTAAACTAGCATACAGTTCCAAGATCTGACATTATTTCTATGTTTCATTTCATGAAAATTTTGAACAGAGCCTTTGACATCACCACATTTTACATACATGTCTATAAAAGAACTACAAGTTATTTCATCCATGTTAAAGCCAATATAGAAGATAAAGGAATGAATTTCTTGATCGTTTTGTAGAGAAGACATTCCAGCACATGCTCGAAGAACATTAACAAATGTTGCTTGGTCGGGTAAgatacactactacaaaaattggattacttgacgttaatacagtgtcaagcaaatctttacttgacgtttttaaaagcgtcaagtaatcgatTGTCACTAAAAAATCGTCAAGTATACCTTTACTTGACATTCAAAACACGTCAAGTATATCTTTACTTAACATTCAAAACACGCAAGTAtacctttacttgacactaataaATCGTcgagtatacgtttacttgacactgtattaatgTCAAGTAATCTACCGTCAAAATCGCATACTTGACAttatttacacgtcaagtaaaattttatagttgacactaaaaaactGTCATGTAATTAACATTATGTatattgtttattaatatattaaatatacaaattttctattttctgtttcctGCATTAAGTACATTCCTTTCCAACCAGTAGTTACACaacaaaaaaatgacaaataaacTAGTAAgccaacaataatttcattcttcttgGCAATGTTATCAACAATTACAGAATTCCAATCCAAATATAACCAACTAAAATTTCTTATATGtggcctattccaaaatcaacaataataatagctatcttttataacaaaaaacatgtgttgtataccaaaactaaaTCTATCCCCTTGCATCTAGCCTCATGTATATAAGTATAATGActatgaacaaaacatttacacaaaaaaGGTTATGGACATTCTCATATTttagccatttacaaaattaagatcATATCTAGATGTCTATCATATGTACCGAGCTAAAAATTCAGCCTGCTCCACTCATAtttcatccaattcaagcttTGAGTATGAGTTTCTCGTATCAATATGTAGAACATAAAAAGTCAAGTAgacattttgttaaaaaaaaagtcacaTATTAACTAAGAATTATATCCttcaaata
It contains:
- the LOC103500078 gene encoding serine carboxypeptidase-like 42 isoform X1, which gives rise to MGWWGSSGVLFLFGFLWLLSGGVKGFPSEDLVLRLPGQPPVSFKQYAGYVDIDVKNGRSLFYYFVEAEEHPEKKPLTLWLNGGPGCSSIGGGAFTELGPFYPSGDGRGLRKNPMSWNKASNLLFVESPAGVGWSYSNTSSDYNCGDASTARDMHIFFMNWYEKFPSFKSSALYLTGESYAGHYIPQLAIALLDHNAKSSGFKFNIKGVAIGNPLLKLDRDVPATYEYFWSHGMISDEIGITIMSECDFEDYTFASPHNESHSCNEAISMANQVVGNYINNYDVILDVCYPSIVEQELRLRKMASKISLGVDVCMTMERKFYFNLPEVQKALHANRTKLPYRWSMCSPVINYSDTDGNINILPLLKRIIELRIPVWIFSGDQDSVVPLLGSRTLVRELAHDLKFKITVPYGTWFHKGQVGGWVIEYGNLLTFATVRGAAHMVPYAQPSRALHLFSSFVGGRRLPNSTRPSIED
- the LOC103500078 gene encoding serine carboxypeptidase-like 42 isoform X2, which encodes MGWWGSSGVLFLFGFLWLLSGGVKGFPSEDLVLRLPGQPPVSFKQYAGYVDIDVKNGRSLFYYFVEAEEHPEKKPLTLWLNGGPGCSSIGGGAFTELGPFYPSGDGRGLRKNPMSWNKASNLLFVESPAGVGWSYSNTSSDYNCGDASTGHYIPQLAIALLDHNAKSSGFKFNIKGVAIGNPLLKLDRDVPATYEYFWSHGMISDEIGITIMSECDFEDYTFASPHNESHSCNEAISMANQVVGNYINNYDVILDVCYPSIVEQELRLRKMASKISLGVDVCMTMERKFYFNLPEVQKALHANRTKLPYRWSMCSPVINYSDTDGNINILPLLKRIIELRIPVWIFSGDQDSVVPLLGSRTLVRELAHDLKFKITVPYGTWFHKGQVGGWVIEYGNLLTFATVRGAAHMVPYAQPSRALHLFSSFVGGRRLPNSTRPSIED
- the LOC103500078 gene encoding serine carboxypeptidase-like 42 isoform X3; this translates as MGWWGSSGVLFLFGFLWLLSGGVKGFPSEDLVLRLPGQPPVSFKQYAGYVDIDVKNGRSLFYYFVEAEEHPEKKPLTLWLNGGPGCSSIGGGAFTELGPFYPSGDGRGLRKNPMSWNKASNLLFVESPAGVGWSYSNTSSDYNCGDASTARDMHIFFMNWYEKFPSFKSSALYLTGESYAGHYIPQLAIALLDHNAKSSGFKFNIKGVAIGNPLLKLDRDVPATYEYFWSHGMISDEIGITIMSECDFEDYTFASPHNESHSCNEAISMANQVVGNYINNYDVILDVCYPSIVEQELRLRKMASKISLGVDVCMTMERKFYFNLPEVQKALHANRTKLPYRWSMCSPVINYSDTDGNINILPLLKRIIELRIPVWIFSGDQDSVVPLLGSRTLVRELAHDLKFKITVPYGTWFHKGQPWVHFGRLEVG